A window of the Zeugodacus cucurbitae isolate PBARC_wt_2022May chromosome 2, idZeuCucr1.2, whole genome shotgun sequence genome harbors these coding sequences:
- the LOC105214559 gene encoding sperm-associated antigen 1 translates to MDGKETKRKLIDKYEIPLNHLDFAYIGECENAREMEKIVQILRSGEEGYFPDLTTCAENKLRELKPNSRLFRYEEKLQGREALSKQEWKPIFDWTNNIKVKDVELSAAAEKMAKLDLGVPPVRKSGAIKAFNEKNELKAKENVGVAATTSKISTERIKSTDYQKWDKYDADEECLRMELAEERVLEEVERKNRLNKQKSILQSENRESTAAAVATTETVKEKEVLRKLTEVERERLAEEYRLRGNDYFRAKEYENAIKEYDRAISVCAEKAAPAYNNRAAAKIKIKWYSEAIKDCEQCLQLEPDNLKARLRLADATYANGDRQESHALYMKVLELDPENVNALKATAQLKSLYGEFPPAHATRLNIVEEKSEKLDNKEKKEKKNSKKEMKTKTNEKQTIENTKPDASASSTSIAVPSAPKTKPIEYDLSDLIKPNRLVKNKLAAAAATLNNMKLPAKQPKQQITKTAETVAAPTFPNELRLPNDACKPSGKILIQEI, encoded by the exons ATGGATGGCAAAGAAACGAAGCGGAAGCTCATCGATAAGTATGAGATACCATTAAATCACTTGGATTTCGCTTATATTGGCGAGTGTGAGAATGCACgtgaaatggagaaaatcgtaCAAATTCTACGTTCCGGCGAGGAAGGTTATTTTCCCGATCTCACAACTTGTGCGGAAAATAAATTACGTGAACTCAAGCCGAACAGTCGACTCTTTCGTTACGAGGAAAAATTGCAGGGACGTGAGGCGCTCTCCAAACAAGAATGGAAACCGATATTC GATTGGACGAATAATATTAAGGTGAAGGATGTCGAATTGTCAGCAGCGGCCGAGAAGATGGCTAAGCTAGATCTTGGTGTGCCACCGGTACGTAAGAGCGGTGCCATTAAAGCATTCAATGAAAAGAATGAGCTCAAGGCCAAAGAAAATGTTGGTGTGGCAGCGACTACATCGAAAATTTCGACCGAGCGTATCAAGTCAACGGATTACCAAAAATGGGATAAATATGATGCAGATGAGGAATGCTTACGCATGGAGTTGGCTGAGGAGCGTGTGCTGGAGGAAGTGGAACGCAAAAATCGCCTCAATAAGCAAAAGTCGATATTGCAATCGGAAAATCGCGAGAGTACAGCTGCTGCCGTTGCTACTACTGAAACCGTTAAAGAGAAGGAAGTGCTGCGCAAATTAACCGAAGTGGAACGCGAACGTCTCGCCGAAGA ATATCGTCTGCGTGGAAATGATTATTTTCGCGCTAAGGAATATGAGAACGCAATTAAGGAATATGATCGCGCGATAAGTGTGTGTGCAGAGAAGGCGGCGCCGGCTTATAACAATCGTGCCGCAGCCA aaataaaaattaaatggtaTAGCGAAGCTATCAAAGATTGCGAGCAATGCTTGCAGCTGGAGCCGGACAACTTGAAGGCCCGCTTACGATTAGCAGATGCTACATATGCCAACGGGGATAGACAAGAG TCTCACGCCTTATATATGAAAGTATTAGAGTTGGATCCAGAAAACGTGAACGCCTTAAAGGCCACAGCACAACTTAAAAGTTTATATGGCGAATTCCCACCAGCCCATGCAACACGTCTGAATATTGTAGAGGAGAAAAGTGAAAAACTCGAcaataaagaaaagaaagaaaagaaaaattccaagaaagaaatgaaaactAAAACTAATGAGAAACAAACTATTGAAAACACAAAACCTGACGCGTCTGCATCTTCCACCAGCATCGCCGTGCCAAGTGCACCCAAAACGAAACCGATCGAATACGATTTATCAGATTTGATTAAACCAAATCGTTTAGTCAAAAATAAGTTAGCCGCCGCAGCTGCTACCTTGAACAACATGAAGTTACCAGCGAAACAACCGAAGCAACAAATCACAAAAACAGCTGAAACCGTTGCGGCACCAACATTTCCCAACGAACTCAGATTACCGAATGATGCGTGCAAACCGAGCGGAAAAATTTTGATCcaagagatttaa
- the LOC105214558 gene encoding uridine phosphorylase 1 — protein MSQNRAVSSKNPNLDEMSSDFLYHLAVNIPDTKNPVEIKRQYGHIKVVCLGGKDSRMQELAKYIHFNVYDGNSGSDYERNLFEEGHRYAGFMVGCVLCVSHGVGSSTMSVVLHELIKLVRYAECVDPLFIRIGTSGGLGIRPGTVVVANKGYNGLLRSEYELAILGKRVARPALFDERLRRDLIACTEAADAEEQNAWSIIEGNTMGTDCFYEGQGRLDGASCTQANGEPYSVADKLNFLKRCHDECGIRNIEMEAPMFAALTFHCGIRAADVCVTLLNRLEGDQVKSTKAQLKDFEERPFRLVSRFIRRCIINAA, from the exons ATGTCTCAAAATCG cGCTGTCTCATCGAAAAATCCAAATTTGGATGAAATGTCTTCCGACTTCCTCTACCACTTAGCGGTAAACATACCTGATACTAAGAACCCGGTAGAGATTAAAAGACAGTATGGGCATATTAAG GTGGTATGCTTGGGTGGCAAGGACTCGCGTATGCAAGAATTGGCCaagtatatacattttaatgtATACGATGGCAATTCGGGTAGTGATTATGAGAGGAATTTATTCGAGGAGGGTCACAGATATGCTGGGTTTATG GTTGGCTGCGTGCTGTGTGTCAGCCATGGCGTTGGCAGCTCCACGATGAGTGTGGTATTACACGAACTAATTAAATTGGTTCGTTATGCTGAATGTGTGGATCCGCTCTTCATACGTATTGGCACGAGTGGTGGACTAGGGATTAGACCGGGTACTGTAGTTGTCGCTAATAAGGGTTATAATGGCTTATTGCGCAGTGAATATGAACTC GCTATTTTAGGAAAACGCGTGGCACGTCCAGCTCTATTCGACGAGAGATTACGTAGAGACTTGATTGCTTGCACGGAAGCAGCCGACGCTGAGGAGCAAAATGCCTGGTCCATCATCGAAGGCAATACGATGGGAACAGATTGCTTCTATGAAG GCCAAGGTCGACTCGATGGCGCTTCTTGCACACAGGCAAATGGCGAGCCATACAGCGTAGCCGACAAGCTTAACTTCCTAAAACGCTGTCACGATGAATGTGGCATCAGAAACATCGAAATGGAGGCGCCTATGTTTGCGGCTCTAACCTTTCATTGTGGCATACGCGCCGCTGATGTTTGCGTAACACTTTTGAATCGACTAGAGGGCGATCAGGTGAAGAGTACCAAGGCGCAATTAAAGGACTTCGAAGAGCGTCCCTTTAGACTTGTGTCGCGTTTCATAAGACGTTGCATAATAAACGCTGCATGA
- the LOC105214557 gene encoding kinetochore protein Spc25, with the protein MLKYDYGKRIKTMVNREIALEQREVAISKLSHKYHEKLVDLEERFRQQNTRFQKINKKIEMENKKYDEMKKTIDIWKNRISEIQNEAQRCVAEAVHKRQQLINQLDEIHTLKLATNTYINLNALPERIQGVFVYETEVGNSWHPFCFEPLSHTPEEVQQIIWGNSENAMVYSEAWERLVFRSVREMLQQLTKGS; encoded by the exons atgttaaaatatgatTATGGGAAACGCATCAAAACGATGGTGAATCGGGAAATTGCATTGGAACAACGAGAAGTTGCTATAAGCAAATTGAGCCATAAATATCACGAAAAACTGG tggaCTTGGAAGAACGGTTTCGGCAGCAAAATACacgatttcaaaaaataaataaaaaaatagaaatggaaaataaaaaatatgatgaaaTGAAGAAAACGATTGACATTTGGAAAAATCGCATATCGGAAATACAAAACGAAGCTCAACGCTGCGTTGCAGAAGCAGTCCATAAACGCCAACAGTTAATTAACCAATTGGACGA AATACACACATTAAAATTGGCGACGAATACGTACATTAATTTGAACGCACTTCCCGAACGCATACAAGGGGTTTTTGTATATGAGACAGAAGTTGGTAATAGTTGGCACCCTTTCTGCTTTGAACCTTTAAGCCACACGCCGGAAGAAGTGCAACAGATTATTTGGGGCAATTCTGAAAACGCTATGGTCTATAGTGAAGCATGGGAGCGTCTGGTATTCCGTTCAGTACGCGAAATGCTGCAGCAATTAACTAAGGGCAGTTAA